The nucleotide sequence GGTGTTTTAATGGCGATTGTCAAAAGTGCTTTTCGAAGCGAAATTCGTCACCGCGATTATCAACGCCCTGAATCGATTTCTAAATTAACGGCCGCACTTAACGAAACCGTCGCCGACCTGCGTGAGAAGCAGATGTTTGTAAGCTTCAGTGCCATTATCATTGATTCAGCTTCAGGGCTTCTTCACTATGCCAATGCAGGTCATCTTCCAATTTTACATTACAAGTCAAATCAAAATACAATCAACGAAGTTTATCAAAAGACCCCGGCATTAGGGCTTCTAAGAGAGATTCCCTTTCCACACCTTTCCATTCCATTTGAAACCGGCGATTATTTTTTTCTCTTTACCGATGGGTTAACCGAAGTCTCAACATCAAAAGGGGAAGAATTTGGAATAGAACGCCTTCGCCAAACAATTTTTGATGCGTTACAACATTCAGAGCCATCTCCGAAAGTGATTTACCAGCGGCTTGTCTCGTCTGCTGAAGCATTTTCATCGAAACAGGGGTTTTCGGACGATGTCACCCTTTTTATTATCAAGGTCTAACCCCCCCCATTTTTCAAATTCTAAATTTGTTCAATCTCACGGACGTTTCAATTCAATTATGCCACATTTACAAGTATCCATCGATTTAGGTACCGAGCAATTTGATGCCGCTATAGGGCTTTTGACTGAACTTGGCTTCGATTCATTTATGGAAGAAGGCGACACCCTTTTCGCTTATATCCCTAAAGCACTTTGGACTTCTGAATTAGAATTTGAAACACTATCCATCGCCAAATCACTTACCGAAACCGAAGTTTCACTTTCAGTTCATGAGCTTGAGGAAAAGAATTGGAATGCCGAGTGGGAATCGACTTTGCAGCCAATTGAAGTTTCAGAGCGAATTGCGATTGTTCAAAAAGGCCGCCCATACGAAAACACTGCGGGAAGAATTCTCATTGAAATTAATCCTAAGATGTCCTTCGGAACCGGCTATCATGAAACCACACGCTTAATGATTCGCCTCATTGAAACCCTGCTTCGCCCAACAGATACTGTGCTTGACATCGGTACCGGTACCGGCGTGCTTGCTATTGCAGCACGGGTTCTGGGCAATCAAAATCCGATTCTTGGATTCGATAATGATCCGTGGTCGGTTGAAAATGCGATTGAGAATGTTGAAGCGAATCGGTGTTCCGAAATTGAGATTCGTGCGCTTGATGCGATGCAAGGACTCGGCTCGGTGTTAGAAGAGCGCACCTATTCATTTGTGCTTGGCAATGTGAATATTTTGGCGCTTGAAGCATTGATTCCCGTCTTAGGGAAGCAACTTAGCGAAAGCGCATATTTCCTTATGTCGGGCGTTTTGAAATATGATGAGCCGAAGCTTCGATCACTTTTAGTGAACGGAGGATTTGAAGTTCTTTCGGTTTTAGGCGAGGGTGAGTGGATTGCCATTGCATCACAAAAGAAATCAGTATCTTTTTAAAACCACAGCGCTCAATAAAAAATTGCTTCTATGAAAATTGCCGCACTTGATATCGGCACGAATACTGCTTTATTGCTTATTGCAGAAATTTCTCCCGAACACGGCACACTTAAGTCACTTTACAACGCTCAAGAAATTGTCCGTCTTGGACAGGGTGTTGATGCCGATCGCAAAATCCAACCCGAGGCTAAAGAAAGGCTTTACAACGCGTTGATGAAATTCCAAAAGCTAATCAAACTTTATGATGTGAAATATGTGGTCGCCGTGGGCACCAGCGCCTTACGTGATGCGAAAAACAGTGCCGCTTTAATTCGCGAAATGGACGCAAAAACCGGCATCGAAATCAAAGTCATCACCGGCGATGAAGAGGCCGAGATGACATTTTTGGGGGCCATTACCGGTATCGCCGAATTGCCAAAACGCTTTCTGGTAATGGATATCGGTGGCGGCAGTACCGAATTTATTTTAGGACGCGCTTCTTCGCAGCTTGGTGCAAGAAGTGCACCTGTCAATTTCGACGTTGAAGATCAAGTCAGCGTGGATATGGGCAGCGTACGAATGACCGAGCGTTTTTTTAAGTCTCTCCCGCCTTCAAAAGACGATGTTGAAGCGGCACGGCAAGCCTTTATCAAGCAACTTTCGCCAAAGGTTGGGAAATTCATTGCAGGGCGAGAAATGATGATTGCGGTTGCGGGAACAGCGACAACCGTGGCACAACTTGCTTTAGGCTTAAAGCAATTTTCAGCCAACGATATTCAAGGGTATAATGTCAAGTATGATGAAGCGCACTCACTTTATCAAACCATCCTTACAAAAACGCCCTCTGAAATTGAAGAAATGGGCGTTAGCCCCGGGAGAGCCGATGTGTTGCCCGCCGGGCTGCTCATCTTTCATCAAGCAATGCGGCTTTTTTCACTCACTGCCGTGAAGGTCAGCATTCAAGGGCTGCGCTACGGCGTGGTACTGAAAGAATTGGAACGGCTTCGGTTGATGTTGCGGTAATCCGCTTTTTATTCTTTTTGATATAAATGTTGTTATAAGTCAACCATTATCCAGTTAATCCAACGATTGATCTGAAATCATGATTGCTTACCCCGGCTTTCGCCTTTTGATATGTGCTGTTATTGGCATCTGCCTCGGCAAGTGGTTTCACTTTCTGTTTTTCCCCACACTCTTTGTTGCTTCTTTCATTGCCATTGTGCTAATGTTGTATTCACTTTGGCCGCTTGGAATAAATTTTAGCTTTAGCAAAGCCACTGTATTCAGCGCGTTATCCCGTCCGATTCCTAAAGATCATCAATCAATTGCGGCAACGCTCTATTTTGCGTTTTTAATATCTTCTTTTGCAGCACTGAGCTCCTATCACTTTTCTATCATTTCTGAGCGTCATGTACTAAACTTAGCAGGTCGATATGGAACGCGATACTCGCCGGTGGAAATCGAGGCAATTGGAATCGTTCAAACTTTACCTAAAGTCAAAGTTAAAGAGCCGCGTGTAACGGTGGAGTGGACACTTGCAGCAGAGTCGTTGAGGGTAAAACCCGGAAATCCGATTTTCCATTCTAAGCAAAGTCAAACATCACTCGCCCATACTTTCTCGCCAAGTGAAGGCTTAATACGTGTAAAATATTACATCAATTCCAAAGGGACAGAGGCAGAATCTTTAAGAATCGGCGAGCGAATCCGTATTCGCGGGCGAATTCAATTGCCTCAAGGGGCACAAAACAAGGGTGAATTCGATTATCGTGCCTTTTTAGCCGAGCGCGGTATAGACCTTATTTTGAATGCAGCCTTCTTATCTGAT is from Chloroherpetonaceae bacterium and encodes:
- the prmA gene encoding 50S ribosomal protein L11 methyltransferase; translated protein: MPHLQVSIDLGTEQFDAAIGLLTELGFDSFMEEGDTLFAYIPKALWTSELEFETLSIAKSLTETEVSLSVHELEEKNWNAEWESTLQPIEVSERIAIVQKGRPYENTAGRILIEINPKMSFGTGYHETTRLMIRLIETLLRPTDTVLDIGTGTGVLAIAARVLGNQNPILGFDNDPWSVENAIENVEANRCSEIEIRALDAMQGLGSVLEERTYSFVLGNVNILALEALIPVLGKQLSESAYFLMSGVLKYDEPKLRSLLVNGGFEVLSVLGEGEWIAIASQKKSVSF
- a CDS encoding Ppx/GppA phosphatase family protein; the protein is MKIAALDIGTNTALLLIAEISPEHGTLKSLYNAQEIVRLGQGVDADRKIQPEAKERLYNALMKFQKLIKLYDVKYVVAVGTSALRDAKNSAALIREMDAKTGIEIKVITGDEEAEMTFLGAITGIAELPKRFLVMDIGGGSTEFILGRASSQLGARSAPVNFDVEDQVSVDMGSVRMTERFFKSLPPSKDDVEAARQAFIKQLSPKVGKFIAGREMMIAVAGTATTVAQLALGLKQFSANDIQGYNVKYDEAHSLYQTILTKTPSEIEEMGVSPGRADVLPAGLLIFHQAMRLFSLTAVKVSIQGLRYGVVLKELERLRLMLR